One Mixta gaviniae genomic window carries:
- the fmt gene encoding methionyl-tRNA formyltransferase has protein sequence MSDSLKIIFAGTPDFAARHLDALLSSEHQVVGVFTQPDRPAGRGNKLTPSPVKLLAQQHNLPVFQPKSLRPAESQQLVADLQADVMVVVAYGLILPQAVLDMPRLGCINVHGSLLPRWRGAAPIQRALWAGDSETGVTIMQMDAGLDTGAMLLKLACPITATDTSATLYDKLAALGPQGLLTTLAGLSQGSIKPEVQDDAIATYAEKLSKEEARLDWSLSAAQLERCIRAFNPWPVSYFSIEDQPVKVWQAEALPLQGAYAPGEIVAADKNGIQVATAEGILNIQMLQPAGKKAMSAQDILNSRREWFTPGTRLA, from the coding sequence GTGTCCGACTCTTTAAAGATTATTTTTGCCGGCACCCCTGACTTCGCAGCGCGTCATCTTGACGCGCTGCTGTCGTCTGAACATCAGGTTGTTGGCGTATTCACTCAACCCGATCGTCCTGCCGGCCGCGGCAATAAGCTGACTCCCAGCCCGGTTAAGCTGCTTGCGCAGCAGCATAACCTGCCGGTCTTTCAGCCCAAATCGCTGCGTCCCGCTGAAAGCCAGCAGCTGGTAGCCGATCTGCAGGCTGACGTAATGGTGGTCGTGGCTTACGGGCTAATTTTGCCGCAGGCGGTGTTGGATATGCCGCGCCTGGGCTGTATCAATGTTCATGGCTCATTGCTTCCCCGCTGGCGCGGCGCCGCGCCGATACAGCGCGCACTGTGGGCCGGCGACAGCGAAACGGGCGTGACCATCATGCAGATGGATGCCGGTCTCGATACCGGCGCCATGCTACTAAAACTCGCCTGTCCAATCACCGCGACGGATACCAGCGCCACGCTGTATGACAAACTGGCTGCACTGGGGCCGCAAGGCCTGCTGACGACGCTCGCCGGGCTAAGCCAGGGCAGCATCAAACCTGAGGTGCAGGATGATGCCATCGCGACTTACGCCGAGAAGCTGAGCAAAGAAGAAGCGCGTCTCGACTGGTCTCTTTCTGCGGCGCAGCTTGAACGTTGCATCCGCGCCTTTAATCCCTGGCCGGTAAGCTACTTCAGCATTGAAGATCAGCCGGTCAAGGTATGGCAGGCGGAAGCGCTGCCGCTACAGGGTGCGTATGCGCCGGGAGAGATTGTCGCAGCGGATAAGAATGGCATTCAGGTGGCCACTGCGGAAGGCATCCTGAATATCCAGATGCTGCAACCGGCCGGCAAGAAAGCGATGTCGGCCCAGGATATTCTGAACTCACGCCGCGAGTGGTTTACGCCTGGTACTCGCCTCGCCTGA
- the def gene encoding peptide deformylase — protein sequence MSVLHVLHYPDDRLRIVAQPVAEVNADIQRIVDDMFETMYAEEGIGLAATQVDIHQRIIVIDVSENRDERLVLINPELLEESGETGIEEGCLSIPEQRALVPRAERVKVRALDREGKPFELEADGLLAICIQHEMDHLVGKLFIDYLSPLKRQRIRQKLEKLARLNARAS from the coding sequence ATGTCAGTTTTGCATGTATTACATTATCCCGACGATCGTCTTCGCATCGTCGCGCAGCCCGTAGCGGAAGTGAATGCGGATATTCAGCGCATCGTAGATGATATGTTCGAAACGATGTATGCCGAAGAAGGCATTGGCTTAGCCGCGACGCAGGTTGATATTCATCAGCGCATTATCGTTATCGATGTGTCGGAAAACCGGGATGAACGCCTGGTGTTGATCAATCCTGAGCTGCTGGAAGAGAGCGGTGAAACCGGGATTGAAGAGGGCTGCCTGTCGATCCCTGAACAGCGGGCGCTGGTTCCGCGCGCCGAGCGTGTAAAAGTTCGCGCGTTGGATCGTGAAGGCAAACCGTTTGAACTGGAGGCCGATGGGCTGTTGGCCATCTGCATTCAGCATGAGATGGATCACCTGGTCGGCAAATTGTTTATCGATTATCTCTCTCCGTTAAAGCGCCAGCGTATTCGTCAAAAACTGGAAAAATTAGCCCGCCTTAATGCGCGTGCTTCCTGA
- the smg gene encoding DUF494 family protein Smg — MFDVLMYLFETYIHSEAEMRVDQDKLTDDLADAGFHRDDIYNALNWLEKLADYQDGLVAPILLTTDPLSMRIYTEQECQRLDASCRGFILFLEQIQVLNLETREMVIERVMALDTLEFDLEDLKWVVLMVLFNIPGCENAYQQMEELLFDVNEGILH; from the coding sequence ATGTTCGACGTACTAATGTACTTGTTTGAAACTTATATCCACAGCGAAGCAGAAATGCGCGTTGATCAGGATAAACTGACTGATGACCTGGCTGATGCCGGATTCCATCGTGATGATATTTATAATGCGTTGAACTGGTTGGAAAAATTAGCAGATTATCAGGACGGTCTCGTCGCTCCGATTCTGTTAACCACCGATCCGCTCTCAATGCGTATTTATACAGAGCAAGAATGTCAGCGTCTTGATGCCAGCTGCCGCGGATTCATTCTGTTCCTTGAGCAAATCCAGGTTTTAAATCTGGAAACGCGTGAAATGGTTATTGAACGGGTTATGGCTCTGGATACGCTTGAATTCGATCTGGAAGATCTCAAATGGGTCGTGCTGATGGTGTTGTTTAACATCCCGGGATGTGAAAACGCTTATCAGCAGATGGAAGAGCTACTTTTCGACGTCAATGAAGGAATATTGCACTGA